A DNA window from Streptococcus mutans contains the following coding sequences:
- the aguA gene encoding agmatine deiminase — protein MAKRIKNTTPKQDGFRMPGEFEKQKQIWMLWPWRNDNWRLGAKPAQKAFLEVAEAISEFEPVSLCVPPLQYENALARVSELGSHNIRIIEMTNDDAWIRDCGPTFLVNDKGDLRAVDWEFNAWGGLVDGLYFPWDQDALVARKVCEIEGVDSYKTKDFVLEGGSIHVDGEGTVLVTEMCLLHPSRNPHLTKEDIEDKLKDYLNCEKVLWVKDGIDPYETNGHIDDVACFIRPGEVACIYTDDKEHPFYQEAKAAYDFLSQQTDAKGRPLKVHKMCVTKEPCYLQEAATIDYVEGSIPREEGEMAIASYLNFLIVNGGIILPQYGDENDQLAKQQVQEMFPDRKVVGVRTEEIAYGGGNIHCITQQQPAT, from the coding sequence ATGGCAAAACGTATTAAAAATACAACTCCAAAACAAGATGGCTTTAGAATGCCAGGTGAATTTGAAAAACAAAAACAAATTTGGATGCTTTGGCCTTGGCGCAATGATAATTGGCGGTTGGGAGCTAAACCTGCTCAAAAGGCTTTTTTAGAAGTAGCTGAGGCTATTAGTGAGTTCGAGCCTGTCTCTCTTTGTGTTCCGCCACTGCAATATGAAAATGCTTTGGCTCGCGTATCAGAATTGGGTAGTCATAATATTCGAATTATTGAAATGACCAATGATGATGCTTGGATTCGTGACTGTGGTCCAACATTTCTGGTGAATGACAAAGGAGATTTGCGTGCGGTTGATTGGGAATTCAATGCCTGGGGAGGCTTAGTCGATGGTCTTTATTTTCCTTGGGACCAAGATGCTTTAGTAGCACGTAAGGTTTGTGAAATAGAAGGTGTGGATTCTTACAAAACGAAAGATTTTGTTCTTGAAGGAGGTTCTATCCATGTGGATGGCGAAGGAACCGTTTTGGTAACAGAAATGTGTCTGTTACATCCTAGTCGTAATCCGCATCTGACCAAAGAAGATATTGAAGATAAATTGAAGGACTATCTTAATTGTGAAAAGGTTCTTTGGGTCAAGGATGGCATTGATCCTTATGAAACGAATGGTCATATTGATGATGTTGCCTGCTTTATTCGTCCGGGGGAAGTTGCCTGCATCTATACAGATGATAAGGAACATCCTTTTTATCAGGAAGCTAAAGCAGCTTATGACTTCTTGTCTCAACAGACAGATGCCAAGGGACGTCCTTTAAAGGTTCATAAAATGTGCGTGACCAAGGAACCCTGTTATCTGCAGGAAGCTGCAACCATTGACTATGTTGAAGGCAGTATTCCACGTGAAGAAGGAGAAATGGCGATTGCCTCTTATTTGAATTTCTTGATTGTTAATGGAGGGATTATTTTACCGCAGTATGGGGATGAAAATGATCAACTAGCTAAACAGCAGGTACAGGAAATGTTTCCAGATAGAAAAGTCGTTGGTGTGAGAACAGAAGAAATTGCTTACGGTGGTGGCAATATTCACTGTATTACACAACAGCAACCTGCAACTTAA